A stretch of the Oncorhynchus clarkii lewisi isolate Uvic-CL-2024 chromosome 9, UVic_Ocla_1.0, whole genome shotgun sequence genome encodes the following:
- the LOC139417007 gene encoding sialoadhesin-like, whose product MVYEKHLSLPASLSVSPDKSQFFEYEFVSLSCEVQGNSAGWRLKRYTVSGVRSDCGRKWGKPQGSSCIVSLIPSDSGVYWCESGSGKHSNAVNITVHDGAVILESPALPVTEGDSVTLRCRYQGTPSDLTADFYKDGSLIRNATTGEMTIPAVSKSDEGLYKCTISKGESPESWMTVTASLSPPVSLSVSPDRSQFFEYESVSLSCEDQGNSAGWRVMRNAERGNHTECNTDWGKQQGPSCNTLLIPSDSGVYWCESGSGEHSNAVNITVHAGAVILESPALPVTEGDSVTLRCRYQGIPSDITADFYKDGSLIRTEITGEMTIPAVSKSDEGLYKCTNSGESPESWMTVTGPVPVLSMSLPRLLCSLLVGSPYLLVTIILLVKGCRSSAQASLD is encoded by the exons ATGGTATATGAGAAAC atctctctcttcctgcctctctgAGTGTCAGTCCTGACAAATCTCAGTTCTTTGAATATGAGTTTGTCTCTCTGAGCTGTGAGGTTCAGGGGAACTCTGCTGGATGGAGACTGAAGAGATACACAGTCTCTGGGGTGCGTTCAGATTGTGGAAGAAAATGGGGAAAACCACAAGGGTCTTCATGCATCGTGTCACTAATACCATCAGACAGTGGAGTGTACTGGTGTGAGTCTGGGTCTGGAAAACACAGCAACGCTGTCAACATCACAGTACATG atggagctgtgatcctggagagccctgcccttcctgtgactgagggagattctgTGACTCTGCGCTGCAGATATCAGGGAACTCCCTCTGACCTCACAGCTGATTTCTACAAAGATGGATCCCTCATCAGGAATGCGACTACAGGAGAGATGACCATCCCTGCAGTATCCAAGTCAGATGAAGGACTCTACAAGTGTACCATCTCTAAAGGAGAATCACCAGAGAGCTGGATGACTGTGACAG cctctctctctcctccagtatcTCTGAGTGTCAGTCCTGACAGATCTCAGTTCTTTGAATatgagtctgtctctctgagctGTGAGGATCAGGGGAACTCTGCTGGATGGAGAGTGATGAGGAACGCAGAGAGAGGGAACCATACAGAGTGTAATACTGACTGGGGAAAACAACAAGGGCCTTCATGCAACACGTTACTAATACCATCAGACAGTGGAGTGTACTGGTGTGAGTCTGGGTCTGGAGAACACAGCAATGCTGTCAACATCACAGTACATG ctggagctgtgatcctggagagccctgcccttcctgtgactgagggagattctgTGACTCTGCGCTGCAGATATCAGGGAATTCCCTCTGACATCACAGCTGATTTCTACAAAGATGGATCCCTCATCAGGACTGAGATTACAGGAGAGATGACCATCCCTGCAGTATCCAAGTCAGATGAAGGACTCTACAAGTGTACCAACTCTGGAGAATCACCAGAGAGCTGGATGACTGTGACAG ggc cagtcccagtgttgtccatgtctctacccAGGCTGCTGTGTAGTCTACTGGTGGGGTCTCCCTACCTGCTGGTGACCATCATACTGCTGGTGAAAGGCTGCAGGAGCAGTGCTCAAG cctctctggactaa